The following coding sequences are from one Pelagovum sp. HNIBRBA483 window:
- the ccoS gene encoding cbb3-type cytochrome oxidase assembly protein CcoS, with protein sequence MEVLVILIPVSIGLGAVGLLAFFWTMRSRQYDDPDGDAARILRTDYDDAPADD encoded by the coding sequence ATGGAAGTACTTGTTATCCTTATACCCGTCTCGATTGGCCTGGGCGCTGTTGGGTTGCTTGCGTTTTTCTGGACGATGCGGTCCCGCCAGTATGATGATCCTGACGGAGACGCGGCGCGAATATTGCGTACCGACTACGACGACGCACCGGCAGACGACTGA